One Streptomyces sp. NBC_01237 genomic region harbors:
- a CDS encoding DUF4031 domain-containing protein, with protein MTVYIDPPDWPGHGRLWSHLVSDVSFEELHVFAAAIGCPPRAFERDHYDIPEARYGDAVRAGAREIGSKELVRRLTAAGLRRPKGRPAPG; from the coding sequence GTGACGGTCTACATCGATCCGCCGGACTGGCCGGGGCACGGCCGGCTCTGGTCGCACCTGGTCAGCGATGTGTCCTTCGAGGAACTGCATGTCTTCGCCGCCGCGATCGGCTGCCCCCCGCGCGCCTTCGAGCGGGACCACTACGACATACCGGAGGCCCGGTACGGGGACGCGGTGCGGGCCGGGGCGCGGGAGATCGGCTCCAAGGAGCTGGTCCGGCGCCTCACTGCTGCGGGGCTGCGCAGACCGAAGGGGCGGCCGGCTCCCGGGTAG
- a CDS encoding Cmx/CmrA family chloramphenicol efflux MFS transporter, whose product MPLAVYILGLSVFALGTSEFMLSGLLPPIADDMNVSIPRAGLLISAFAIGMVVGAPLLAVTTLRLPRKTTLITLISVFGLGQIAGALAPTYEVLFVSRVVSAFACAGFWAVGASVAIAMVPVNARARALAVMIGGLSIANVLGVPLGAFLGEHLGWRSAFWAVGAASAVALVGVATRIPHIPLPDRKPELRQELSIYRDRQVWLSIVITALAAGGVFCAFSYLAPLLTDVAGLDSGWVPWILGLFGIGALVGTTIGGRVADAHLFGVLLSGVTASTVFLTALALFASSQIMVIALAFLLGLSAFFTAPALNARLFNVAGAAPTLAGATATAAFNLGNTSGPWLGGTVIDADFGYAATAWAGAAMTVLALVAVVVSLRLQRGGGSPSREVAKSVVPATREPAAPSVCAAPQQ is encoded by the coding sequence ATGCCACTGGCCGTATACATCCTCGGCCTCTCGGTCTTCGCTCTCGGCACCAGTGAGTTCATGCTGTCCGGGCTGCTGCCGCCCATCGCCGACGACATGAACGTGTCCATTCCGCGCGCCGGACTCCTCATATCCGCCTTCGCGATCGGCATGGTGGTCGGCGCACCGCTGCTCGCCGTGACCACGCTCCGGCTGCCGCGCAAGACGACGCTGATCACCCTGATCTCGGTCTTCGGCCTCGGTCAGATCGCGGGTGCGCTGGCTCCGACGTACGAGGTGCTCTTCGTCTCCCGGGTGGTCAGCGCGTTCGCGTGCGCGGGCTTCTGGGCGGTCGGGGCGTCGGTGGCCATCGCGATGGTGCCGGTGAACGCGCGGGCGCGGGCGCTGGCGGTGATGATCGGCGGGCTGTCGATCGCGAACGTGCTGGGTGTGCCGCTGGGGGCGTTCCTCGGTGAGCACCTGGGCTGGCGGTCGGCGTTCTGGGCGGTGGGTGCGGCGTCCGCCGTGGCGCTGGTCGGGGTCGCGACGCGCATCCCGCACATCCCGCTGCCGGACCGGAAGCCGGAGCTGCGGCAGGAGCTGTCGATCTACCGGGACCGGCAGGTCTGGCTGTCCATCGTGATCACGGCGCTCGCGGCGGGCGGTGTCTTCTGCGCGTTCAGCTATCTCGCGCCGCTGCTGACGGATGTGGCGGGCCTGGACTCGGGCTGGGTGCCGTGGATCCTCGGCCTGTTCGGGATCGGTGCGCTGGTCGGTACGACGATCGGCGGCCGGGTCGCGGACGCGCACCTGTTCGGGGTACTGCTGAGCGGTGTGACGGCGTCGACGGTGTTCCTGACGGCGCTGGCCCTGTTCGCCTCCAGCCAGATCATGGTGATCGCGCTGGCCTTCCTCCTGGGCCTGTCGGCGTTCTTCACGGCGCCCGCGCTCAATGCCCGGTTGTTCAACGTGGCGGGCGCGGCCCCGACACTGGCCGGTGCGACGGCGACCGCCGCGTTCAACCTGGGCAACACGAGCGGCCCGTGGCTGGGCGGCACGGTGATCGACGCGGACTTCGGCTACGCGGCCACGGCCTGGGCGGGAGCGGCGATGACGGTGCTGGCCCTGGTGGCGGTGGTCGTCTCGCTGCGGCTCCAGCGCGGCGGCGGTTCCCCGTCCCGCGAGGTGGCGAAGAGCGTGGTCCCCGCTACCCGGGAGCCGGCCGCCCCTTCGGTCTGCGCAGCCCCGCAGCAGTGA
- a CDS encoding HD domain-containing protein, whose translation MTDTTPSGPDDDGARTAALRDRWREALVAARSGAPGPDPLPYADNLLARWAEPQRRYHTAAHLAAVLDHVDTLAAHADDPAAVRLAAWFHDAVYRPDRTENEERSAALAERALPEAGVPAPVTAEVARLVRLTVTHDPADGDRNGEVLCDADLAILAGGPREYGAYAAQVREEYGFVPDAAFREGRAAVLRQLLELPRLFRTPHGVAEWEPRARQNLTTELDLLSSARASEE comes from the coding sequence ATGACCGACACCACACCCTCCGGACCCGACGACGACGGCGCCCGCACCGCCGCACTCCGCGACCGCTGGCGGGAGGCCCTCGTCGCCGCCCGGTCCGGGGCGCCGGGCCCCGATCCGCTGCCGTACGCCGACAATCTCCTGGCCCGCTGGGCGGAACCGCAGCGCCGGTACCACACGGCCGCCCACCTGGCGGCGGTCCTGGACCACGTCGACACGCTGGCCGCCCATGCCGACGACCCGGCGGCGGTACGGCTCGCCGCCTGGTTCCACGACGCGGTGTACCGCCCGGACCGCACGGAGAACGAGGAGCGCAGCGCCGCACTCGCCGAGCGTGCGCTGCCCGAGGCGGGCGTCCCGGCGCCCGTCACCGCGGAGGTCGCCCGGCTGGTCCGGCTGACGGTCACCCACGACCCGGCGGACGGCGACCGCAACGGCGAGGTGCTGTGCGACGCGGACCTGGCGATCCTGGCGGGCGGCCCGCGGGAGTACGGGGCGTACGCGGCACAGGTGCGCGAGGAGTACGGATTCGTGCCGGACGCGGCGTTCCGGGAGGGCCGGGCGGCGGTGCTGCGGCAACTGCTGGAGCTGCCGCGCCTGTTCCGTACGCCGCACGGGGTGGCGGAGTGGGAGCCGAGGGCGCGGCAGAACCTGACGACGGAGCTGGACCTGCTGTCGTCGGCACGCGCGTCGGAGGAGTAG
- a CDS encoding DUF2891 domain-containing protein: MPSASLSPVPAPFPAPYAVPFAELALANVVREYPNAPAHLYAGPEELVAPRTLHPAFYGGFDWHSTVHMHWLLVRLLRRFPAGGELPATLTTRIHEVLNTHLTPRNLAVEADYLRGRPHFERPYGWAWLVALAAECRVLGTPDGDRWADALAPAVDTVGDLLTGWLPRATYPIRHGIHGNSAFGLGLILDAGERAGLTAPVLDAVADRIRDWFSADHDAPTHWEPSGQDFLSPALTEADAVRRVLPAEEFRGWLAAFLPGLATSSLLTPPVVSDHADPYIGHLLGLTLSRAAALRTIAAALPEGPERTALTESAEAHLTAGLPTVSSGDFTSDHWLATFAALALDTAPGH; the protein is encoded by the coding sequence ATGCCCTCCGCGTCCCTCAGCCCGGTCCCCGCTCCGTTCCCCGCCCCGTACGCCGTTCCGTTCGCCGAACTCGCCCTCGCCAACGTCGTACGCGAATACCCCAACGCCCCGGCCCACCTGTACGCGGGCCCCGAGGAACTGGTCGCGCCGCGCACCCTGCATCCCGCGTTCTACGGGGGCTTCGACTGGCACTCCACGGTGCACATGCACTGGCTGCTCGTCCGCCTCCTGCGCCGCTTCCCGGCCGGCGGCGAGCTTCCGGCCACGCTCACCACCCGTATCCACGAAGTCCTGAACACCCACCTCACCCCGCGGAACCTCGCCGTGGAAGCGGACTACCTGCGCGGCCGGCCCCACTTCGAGCGCCCCTACGGCTGGGCGTGGCTCGTGGCGCTGGCCGCGGAGTGCCGGGTGCTCGGCACCCCCGACGGCGACCGCTGGGCCGACGCCCTGGCCCCCGCCGTCGACACGGTCGGCGACCTGCTCACCGGCTGGCTGCCCCGGGCCACGTACCCGATCAGGCACGGGATCCACGGCAACAGCGCGTTCGGGCTGGGCCTGATCCTGGACGCGGGCGAGCGTGCCGGACTGACCGCACCCGTGCTCGACGCGGTGGCGGACCGGATCCGCGACTGGTTCAGCGCCGACCACGACGCGCCCACCCACTGGGAGCCCTCCGGCCAGGACTTCCTCTCCCCGGCCCTGACCGAGGCGGACGCGGTGCGCAGGGTGCTGCCCGCCGAGGAGTTCCGCGGCTGGCTGGCCGCGTTCCTGCCGGGTCTGGCCACCTCCTCGCTGCTCACCCCGCCCGTGGTCTCCGACCACGCGGACCCCTACATCGGCCATCTGCTGGGCCTCACCCTGAGCCGGGCGGCGGCTCTCCGGACGATCGCCGCGGCGCTGCCCGAGGGCCCGGAGCGCACGGCACTGACCGAGTCCGCCGAGGCACACCTGACGGCGGGCCTCCCCACGGTGTCGTCGGGCGACTTCACGTCGGACCACTGGCTGGCCACGTTCGCCGCGCTGGCCCTGGACACCGCGCCGGGCCACTGA
- a CDS encoding DUF979 domain-containing protein: protein MIKSEYFFWLVGAVFLVMAGQMAMDRTNPKRFGSAGFWGLLGAAFFYSTGVVEDSLPAEPLGVAVLVLIVLGGFGLTGKGESRTPSREKRAATAARFGNKLFLPALTIPVVAMICATLVKDWKIGGEPVLEPGYETILGLGVGAIAALAVGMVVLRERSIAVPLHSGRNMLESMGWALLLPQLLAVLGSIFQSAGVGEQVRRISEAVLPEGRQLVAVVVYCCGMALFTIVMGNAFAAFPVMTAAIGWPVLIEQMNGNAPAVLAIGMLCGFCGTLVTPMAANFNLVPAALLELKDQYGPIKAQLPTAAALLVCNIAIMALFAF, encoded by the coding sequence GTGATCAAGTCCGAGTACTTCTTCTGGCTCGTCGGCGCGGTGTTCCTCGTCATGGCCGGGCAGATGGCCATGGACCGCACCAACCCCAAGCGCTTCGGCTCGGCCGGATTCTGGGGCCTGCTGGGTGCCGCGTTCTTCTACTCCACCGGAGTCGTCGAGGACTCCCTGCCCGCCGAACCCCTCGGCGTCGCCGTCCTGGTCCTGATCGTGCTGGGCGGCTTCGGCCTCACCGGCAAGGGCGAGTCGCGCACCCCCTCGCGCGAGAAGCGCGCCGCGACGGCCGCCCGCTTCGGCAACAAGCTGTTCCTCCCGGCCCTCACCATCCCCGTCGTCGCGATGATCTGCGCGACGCTCGTGAAGGACTGGAAGATCGGCGGCGAACCGGTCCTGGAACCGGGGTACGAGACCATCCTCGGCCTGGGCGTCGGCGCCATCGCCGCACTGGCCGTCGGCATGGTGGTGCTCCGCGAGCGCAGCATCGCCGTACCCCTGCACTCCGGCCGCAACATGCTCGAATCGATGGGCTGGGCACTGCTCCTGCCGCAGCTCCTCGCCGTCCTCGGCTCGATCTTCCAGTCCGCGGGCGTAGGCGAACAGGTCCGCAGGATCAGCGAGGCGGTGCTGCCCGAGGGCCGGCAGCTGGTGGCCGTGGTGGTCTACTGCTGCGGCATGGCCCTGTTCACCATCGTCATGGGCAACGCGTTCGCGGCCTTCCCGGTGATGACGGCGGCCATCGGCTGGCCCGTCCTGATCGAGCAGATGAACGGCAACGCGCCCGCCGTCCTCGCGATCGGCATGCTCTGCGGCTTCTGCGGCACCCTCGTCACCCCCATGGCCGCCAACTTCAATCTGGTCCCCGCGGCCCTCCTCGAACTCAAGGACCAGTACGGCCCGATCAAGGCACAGCTCCCCACGGCCGCCGCGCTGCTGGTCTGCAACATCGCGATCATGGCGCTGTTCGCCTTCTGA
- a CDS encoding DUF969 domain-containing protein: MIVLLGVLVVILGFATRRNPLLVVGVAGIVTGLLGKLSPQEVLATFGESFASARSVTVFVITLPVIGLLERYGLQEQARTLIGRLGSLTTGRFLALYLLIRQLTASVGLTSIGGPAQSVRPLIAPMAEAAAEAKAGGPLPEKLREKVRSHASGADTIGVFFGEDCFIAIGSILLITGFVNSTYDQHLEPLHLALWAIPSAICAFLIHGGRLLNLDRQLERELAVAAAENASSAHAARRTEDSK, encoded by the coding sequence GTGATCGTTCTCCTCGGCGTGCTCGTGGTGATCCTCGGATTCGCCACCCGCCGCAATCCCCTCCTCGTGGTGGGTGTCGCCGGCATCGTCACGGGCCTGCTCGGCAAGCTCTCCCCGCAGGAGGTGCTGGCCACCTTCGGCGAGAGCTTCGCCTCCGCGCGCTCGGTGACCGTCTTCGTCATCACCCTCCCCGTGATCGGGCTGCTGGAGCGCTACGGACTCCAGGAACAGGCCCGCACGCTGATCGGCAGGCTCGGCAGCCTGACCACCGGCCGCTTCCTGGCCCTGTACCTGCTGATCCGCCAGCTCACCGCCTCCGTCGGCCTCACCAGCATCGGCGGGCCCGCCCAGAGCGTGCGCCCGCTGATCGCCCCGATGGCCGAGGCCGCCGCCGAGGCGAAGGCGGGCGGCCCGCTGCCGGAGAAGCTGCGCGAGAAGGTCCGTTCGCACGCCTCGGGGGCGGACACCATCGGAGTCTTCTTCGGTGAGGACTGCTTCATCGCCATCGGCTCGATCCTGCTGATCACCGGGTTCGTCAACTCGACCTACGACCAGCACCTCGAACCCCTGCACCTGGCGCTGTGGGCCATCCCGTCCGCGATATGCGCCTTCCTGATCCACGGCGGACGACTGCTCAACCTGGACCGTCAGCTGGAGCGCGAACTGGCCGTCGCCGCCGCCGAGAACGCATCGTCGGCGCACGCCGCCCGCCGGACGGAGGACTCCAAGTGA
- a CDS encoding GntR family transcriptional regulator, with amino-acid sequence MAGATSGTGAGAGAAGRTGTPDLSELAADSASLSRSGTAERVAAILRDRISQGYFPPGSRLSEESIAGALAVSRNTLREAFRLLSHERLLEHRLNKGVFVRILAVDDLVDIYRVRLLVECAALRALGEPPYDVTEVEAAVATGEKAALADDWAACSTANIRFHQALAGLAGSARTDELMRNVLAELRLAFHVMADPRRFHEPYLTRNREITDRLAAGDAAGAERLLAFYLEDSRRQLAEAYAERLTGQYS; translated from the coding sequence ATGGCAGGCGCGACGTCAGGGACCGGAGCGGGAGCAGGGGCAGCGGGGCGGACCGGAACTCCCGATCTCTCCGAACTGGCGGCCGACAGCGCCTCCCTGTCCCGCTCCGGCACCGCCGAACGCGTCGCCGCCATCCTGCGTGACCGGATCTCGCAAGGCTACTTCCCGCCCGGCAGCCGGCTCTCCGAGGAGTCCATCGCCGGTGCGCTGGCCGTGTCCAGGAACACCCTGCGCGAGGCGTTCCGGCTCCTTTCCCACGAGCGCCTCCTGGAACACCGCCTGAACAAGGGCGTCTTCGTCCGCATCCTGGCCGTCGACGATCTGGTGGACATCTACCGCGTACGCCTGCTGGTCGAGTGCGCGGCCCTGCGGGCGCTGGGCGAACCGCCGTACGACGTGACGGAGGTCGAAGCCGCCGTGGCGACCGGTGAGAAGGCCGCGCTGGCGGACGACTGGGCCGCCTGCTCGACCGCGAACATCCGTTTCCACCAGGCCCTGGCCGGGCTGGCCGGCAGCGCGCGCACCGACGAACTGATGCGCAACGTCCTGGCCGAGCTGCGGCTGGCGTTCCATGTGATGGCCGACCCGCGCCGCTTCCACGAGCCCTACCTGACCCGCAACAGGGAGATCACGGACAGGCTCGCCGCGGGCGACGCGGCGGGCGCCGAACGACTGCTGGCCTTCTATCTGGAGGACTCCCGCCGCCAGCTCGCGGAGGCGTACGCGGAACGGCTCACGGGCCAGTACAGCTAG
- a CDS encoding LamB/YcsF family protein: protein MDLNADLGEGFGHWTLTDDDALLACVTSANVACGFHAGDASVMRRVCDAAAAGGVRIGAQVSYRDLAGFGRRSMDVPAAELTAEIAYQIGALRVFAEAAGATVSYVKPHGALYNRAVWDDDQAAAVIEGVRLAGGGLGVLGLPGSRLLAHAGAAGLPAVQEAFADRAYTARGTLVPRGEPGAVVHDADEVVRRSVRMAVERTVTAADGSRIPVAARSLCVHGDTPGAAALARRVRVALEEAGVSVRAFM, encoded by the coding sequence ATGGATCTCAACGCGGACCTCGGTGAAGGCTTCGGGCACTGGACCCTCACCGACGACGACGCGCTCCTCGCCTGTGTCACCAGCGCCAATGTGGCCTGCGGCTTCCACGCGGGCGACGCCTCCGTGATGCGGCGGGTCTGCGACGCGGCGGCGGCCGGCGGCGTACGGATCGGGGCCCAGGTCTCGTACCGGGATCTGGCCGGTTTCGGGCGACGCTCGATGGACGTGCCCGCCGCCGAGCTGACCGCCGAGATCGCGTACCAGATCGGTGCTCTGCGGGTCTTCGCGGAGGCGGCCGGTGCCACGGTCTCCTACGTCAAGCCGCACGGCGCCCTCTACAACCGCGCAGTGTGGGACGACGACCAGGCCGCCGCCGTCATCGAGGGCGTCCGGCTCGCGGGCGGCGGCCTCGGCGTCCTCGGTCTGCCCGGCTCCCGGCTGCTCGCCCACGCCGGGGCCGCGGGCCTGCCCGCCGTTCAGGAAGCCTTCGCCGACCGGGCGTACACCGCGCGGGGCACCCTGGTCCCGCGCGGTGAGCCGGGCGCGGTGGTGCACGACGCGGACGAGGTCGTACGCCGCAGCGTCCGGATGGCCGTCGAGCGGACGGTGACCGCGGCCGACGGCAGCCGGATACCGGTCGCGGCGCGCTCGCTGTGCGTCCACGGCGACACCCCGGGCGCCGCGGCACTCGCGCGCCGGGTACGGGTGGCGCTGGAAGAGGCGGGCGTCTCGGTGCGGGCGTTCATGTGA
- a CDS encoding 5-oxoprolinase subunit B family protein, whose product MPAALGEAGGHEGGVRVLPAGRQALLVELSRGEHAEAFHAELLRRRARGELPAVREIVPGARTVLLDGIADHTPDAMARFARALASWRIPPLRRDTGAAVEIPVVYDGPDLAEVAAVWGVAADEVARIHSRTEFRVAFCGFAPGFGYLTGLPERLHVPRRTTPRTKVPAGALALAGPYTGVYPRPSPGGWQLIGRMPGPDTLWDPAREPAALLGPGTRVRFVAAAAAETGTVTVTGTGDVTVERTGERDADVGAEARR is encoded by the coding sequence GTGCCTGCGGCTCTCGGTGAGGCCGGGGGCCACGAGGGCGGGGTGCGGGTGCTCCCCGCCGGGCGGCAGGCGCTCCTGGTCGAACTGTCCCGCGGCGAACACGCCGAGGCGTTCCACGCCGAACTGCTCCGCCGCCGCGCCCGCGGTGAGCTCCCCGCCGTCCGCGAGATCGTCCCCGGCGCCCGTACGGTCCTCCTCGACGGCATCGCGGACCACACCCCCGACGCCATGGCCAGGTTCGCCCGCGCTCTCGCCTCCTGGCGGATACCGCCACTGCGCCGCGACACCGGTGCGGCCGTGGAGATCCCCGTCGTCTACGACGGCCCGGACCTCGCCGAGGTCGCCGCGGTCTGGGGCGTCGCCGCCGACGAGGTCGCCCGCATCCACTCCCGTACCGAATTCCGGGTGGCCTTCTGCGGCTTCGCGCCCGGCTTCGGCTATCTCACCGGGTTGCCCGAGCGGTTGCACGTGCCCCGGCGCACGACCCCGCGCACCAAGGTCCCGGCCGGGGCGTTGGCCCTCGCCGGGCCCTACACCGGGGTCTATCCGCGTCCCTCGCCCGGCGGCTGGCAGCTCATCGGCCGGATGCCGGGCCCGGACACCCTGTGGGACCCGGCCCGCGAACCGGCGGCGCTCCTGGGACCGGGCACGCGCGTGAGGTTCGTCGCGGCGGCGGCGGCGGAGACGGGGACGGTGACGGTGACGGGGACGGGGGACGTCACGGTGGAGCGGACGGGCGAGCGGGACGCGGACGTCGGGGCGGAGGCGCGTCGATGA
- a CDS encoding biotin-dependent carboxyltransferase family protein: MTQVLEVIRAGALTTVQDEGRTGWAHLGVGRAGALDAPAARLANRLAGNPPGAAVLETTVTGCAVRPDRTVVAVVGGAVCRVTVDGRPVAWGAPVRVPAGAVLDVGPAASGLRGYLAFAGGLVPEPVLGSRSADLLSGLGPPPLRDGDVLPLGVPAAYGPPLPDAVPWPAAPTKLVLPVSLGPRHTWFTDAALRTFTTAVYRVSPHSNRIGLRTEGPALVRAREEELPSEGVVLGAVQVPPDGRPVVFLNDHPTTGGYPVVGVVPEPALPAAAQAVPGTRVRFVVGGQGPLRRNAPLPRPRSL, from the coding sequence ATGACCCAGGTACTGGAGGTGATCCGGGCCGGTGCCCTGACCACCGTGCAGGACGAGGGGCGGACCGGCTGGGCGCACCTCGGGGTGGGCCGGGCCGGGGCCCTGGACGCGCCCGCGGCCCGCCTGGCCAACCGGCTGGCCGGCAACCCGCCCGGTGCGGCCGTCCTGGAGACCACGGTCACCGGCTGCGCGGTCCGTCCGGACCGGACCGTGGTGGCCGTCGTCGGCGGTGCGGTGTGCCGGGTGACGGTGGACGGCCGGCCGGTGGCCTGGGGCGCCCCCGTACGCGTACCGGCGGGTGCGGTCCTCGACGTCGGGCCCGCCGCGTCCGGCCTGCGCGGCTATCTGGCGTTCGCCGGCGGCCTCGTGCCGGAACCGGTGCTGGGCAGCCGCTCGGCCGACCTGCTCTCGGGGCTCGGGCCCCCGCCCCTGCGCGACGGCGACGTACTCCCGCTCGGCGTCCCGGCGGCGTACGGCCCACCGCTCCCCGACGCCGTGCCCTGGCCCGCCGCGCCCACCAAGCTGGTGCTCCCCGTGAGCCTCGGCCCCCGCCACACCTGGTTCACCGACGCCGCGCTGCGTACGTTCACCACCGCCGTGTACCGGGTCTCGCCGCACAGCAACCGCATCGGCCTGCGCACCGAGGGCCCGGCTCTGGTGCGGGCCCGCGAGGAGGAGCTGCCCAGCGAGGGCGTGGTGCTCGGGGCGGTTCAGGTCCCGCCGGACGGGCGGCCCGTGGTGTTCCTCAACGACCATCCGACGACCGGGGGTTACCCGGTCGTCGGGGTCGTGCCGGAACCCGCGCTCCCGGCGGCGGCGCAGGCCGTGCCGGGAACGCGGGTCCGGTTCGTGGTGGGCGGACAGGGGCCTCTTCGTCGCAACGCCCCGCTTCCGCGCCCCCGCTCCCTGTGA
- a CDS encoding heavy metal translocating P-type ATPase, translating to MSAHPAAPAASNAARTTGAAAEVELAIGGMTCASCAARIEKKLNRMDGVEATVNYATEKARVSYRGTDISVEDLIATVEATGYTAQEPAPVSRAGDDGPGESAEDDALRPLRQRLLTAVALAVPVIAMAMIPALQFDYWQWLSLTLTAPVVTYAAWPFHRAAWTNAKHGAATMDTLISVGTSAAFLWSLWALFFGTAGMVGMTHPFELTIGRSDGAGNIYLEAAAGVTAFILAGRYFEARSKRKAGAALKALLELGAKEVTVLRDGREVTMPTADLQTGDRFLVRPGEKIATDGTVVEGASAVDASMLTGESVPVEVGVGDSVTGATLNAGGRLVVEATRVGSDTQLARMAKLVEDAQNGKAAAQRLADRISAVFVPVVIALALGTLGFWLGNGAGLTAAFTAAVAVLIIACPCALGLATPTALMVGTGRGAQLGILIKGPEVLETTRRVDTIVLDKTGTVTTGKMTLLAVHTAEGTTEADVLRLAGALEHSSEHPIAQAVAAGATAEVGELPTPEDFANVPGLGVQGIVEGHAVLVGREKLLAQWEIHLTVELERLKLQAEAAGRTAIAVAWDGEARAVLEVADAVKDTSAEAIVRLRALGLTPILLTGDNRAVAESVAAEVGIDEVYAEVMPEDKVDVVKRLQAEGRSVAMVGDGVNDAAALAQADLGLAMGTGTDAAIEAGDLTLVRGDLRAAADAIRLSRKTLGTIRTNLFWAFAYNVGALPLAAAGLLNPMIAGAAMAFSSVFVVGNSLRLRGFRAGS from the coding sequence GTGTCCGCGCACCCCGCCGCACCCGCAGCCAGCAACGCGGCCCGTACCACCGGCGCCGCAGCAGAGGTCGAGCTCGCCATCGGTGGCATGACCTGCGCCTCCTGCGCGGCCCGCATCGAAAAGAAGCTGAACCGGATGGACGGCGTCGAGGCCACCGTCAACTACGCCACGGAGAAGGCCAGGGTCAGCTACCGGGGCACGGACATCTCCGTAGAGGATCTGATCGCCACCGTCGAAGCCACCGGGTACACCGCGCAGGAGCCCGCCCCGGTCTCACGCGCCGGGGACGACGGGCCCGGCGAGAGCGCCGAGGACGACGCGCTGCGGCCCCTGCGGCAGCGGCTCCTCACCGCCGTGGCGCTCGCCGTGCCGGTCATCGCGATGGCGATGATCCCGGCCCTCCAGTTCGACTACTGGCAGTGGCTCTCGCTGACCCTCACCGCGCCCGTCGTCACGTACGCCGCCTGGCCGTTCCACCGCGCCGCCTGGACCAACGCCAAGCACGGCGCGGCCACCATGGACACCCTGATCTCGGTCGGTACGTCGGCCGCGTTCCTGTGGTCGCTGTGGGCCCTGTTCTTCGGCACGGCGGGCATGGTCGGCATGACCCACCCGTTCGAGCTGACCATCGGCCGCAGCGACGGCGCCGGGAACATCTATCTCGAAGCCGCCGCCGGGGTCACGGCCTTCATCCTGGCCGGGCGCTACTTCGAGGCCCGCTCCAAGCGGAAGGCGGGCGCCGCGCTCAAGGCGCTCCTGGAACTGGGCGCCAAGGAGGTCACCGTTCTGCGCGACGGCCGCGAGGTGACCATGCCGACCGCCGACCTCCAGACCGGTGACCGCTTCCTGGTCCGCCCCGGCGAGAAGATCGCCACCGACGGCACCGTGGTCGAGGGCGCCTCGGCCGTCGACGCCTCCATGCTCACCGGCGAGTCCGTCCCCGTGGAGGTCGGTGTCGGCGACTCCGTCACCGGAGCCACGCTCAACGCGGGCGGCCGGCTCGTCGTGGAGGCGACCCGGGTCGGCTCCGACACCCAGCTCGCCCGCATGGCGAAGCTGGTCGAGGACGCCCAGAACGGCAAGGCCGCTGCCCAGCGCCTCGCCGACCGGATCTCCGCCGTCTTCGTCCCCGTCGTGATCGCCCTCGCGCTCGGCACCCTCGGCTTCTGGCTCGGCAACGGGGCGGGACTCACCGCCGCGTTCACCGCCGCCGTCGCCGTCCTGATCATCGCCTGCCCCTGCGCCCTCGGACTCGCCACCCCGACCGCCCTCATGGTCGGCACCGGACGCGGCGCCCAGCTCGGCATCCTCATCAAGGGACCCGAAGTCCTCGAAACCACCCGACGCGTCGACACCATCGTCCTCGACAAGACCGGCACCGTCACCACCGGCAAGATGACGCTGCTCGCCGTCCACACCGCCGAAGGCACCACCGAAGCCGACGTCCTGCGCCTCGCCGGAGCCCTGGAACACTCCTCCGAACACCCCATCGCCCAGGCCGTCGCCGCCGGAGCCACCGCCGAGGTCGGCGAACTCCCCACCCCCGAGGACTTCGCCAACGTCCCCGGTCTCGGAGTCCAGGGCATCGTCGAGGGCCACGCGGTACTGGTGGGCCGCGAGAAGCTCCTCGCGCAGTGGGAGATCCACCTCACGGTGGAGCTGGAGCGCCTGAAGCTGCAGGCGGAGGCCGCGGGCCGTACGGCGATCGCGGTCGCCTGGGACGGCGAGGCGCGGGCGGTCCTGGAGGTGGCGGACGCGGTCAAGGACACCAGCGCGGAAGCCATCGTCCGGCTGAGGGCCCTCGGGCTCACCCCGATCCTGCTCACCGGCGACAACCGGGCGGTGGCGGAGTCGGTCGCGGCCGAGGTCGGCATCGACGAGGTCTACGCGGAGGTCATGCCGGAGGACAAGGTCGACGTCGTCAAGCGCCTCCAGGCCGAGGGCCGTTCGGTCGCGATGGTCGGCGACGGAGTCAACGACGCGGCCGCCCTCGCCCAGGCCGACCTGGGCCTGGCGATGGGGACCGGGACGGACGCCGCGATCGAGGCCGGCGACCTGACGCTGGTGCGGGGCGACCTGAGGGCCGCCGCCGATGCCATCCGGCTGTCGCGCAAGACGCTCGGCACCATCCGGACGAACCTGTTCTGGGCCTTCGCCTACAACGTCGGCGCGCTGCCGCTGGCCGCGGCCGGACTGCTCAACCCGATGATCGCGGGGGCCGCGATGGCCTTCTCCTCGGTCTTCGTGGTCGGCAACTCGCTGCGACTGCGCGGGTTCAGGGCGGGATCGTAG